AAGTTCCCGTCGGTCAAAGCCTGGCTGCGCACGATTTGACAGATCGCTGTGATCGGCGCCGTCACGTCGTCTTCGTCGACGCGCAGAAACTGCGGATGGTGCTTCTTCCAGCGCGGCAGAGCAATCGTCATCTTGACCAATTCGTCGCGATGATAGTCGCGCCGGGCCTGGAACAATACTCCGCCCGCGCCGATATTCTGTGCCTGCCCCGAGGTTTCGGCGTCGGCTTTGGCGGAGAAAAGGATTTTCTGCGTCGAGAGGTTGCACGAGGATGGGATGCGCAGAAACTTGCGGCGATTCTTTTGCGTGAATTGTGTGGCGGTCGTCATATCCTTCCCCTGTATAGCCGGTCGGGCTGGTGCCGCTCCGGCTGCGCTTGAATTCCGTAACAGTTTGATTATCGGCGGTTTAGCGCGAACTTACAGTTCCCGAAATCAAGAATCTTCTTGATTAACATCGAGGGCTTTAGTAGCGTATAAAGCTGAGATGAGCACCGAGCGGCTGGCCAAGCCCAAATGGCTGATGATGAACGCTAACTTCGGCGCAGGCTACCGCCGCGTCCGCAGTCTGCTTCACGAACATGGGCTCCATTCGGTCTGCCAAGAGGCGTCCTGCCCCAATATGAGTGAATGCTTCGAGTCGGGGACGGCCACGTTTCTTATCCTTGGCCATGTCTGCACTCGCGGCTGTGGTTTCTGCGACATTCTCAAGGGCAAACCGAAAATGCACGATCTGGGCGAGCCGCAGCGGCTGGCGTCCGCTGTCGCCAAGCTTGGCCTGAAACACGTTGTCATTACGTCGGTTACCCGTGATGATCTTGCCGATGGCGGCGCCTCGATCTTTGCCGCCACCGTGCGCAAATTGCGCGAGTACGATCCAAAGATTCAGATCGAGCTGCTGGTCCCGGACTTTCAGGGTTCCAAGGAATCGGTCGATCTGATCCTCGAAGCAGCACCGGAAGTCTTCAATCATAACATCGAGACCGTGCCGCGGCTGTATAACAAAGTGCGGCCGAAAATGGGTTACCGCCGCAGTCTGTCGATCCTGCGTTATGCCAAGGGCTCCGGCAAGGTCAAGCTGGTCAAATCCGGCATTTTCGTCGGAGTCGGCGAGCACGAGGATGAAATCAAACAGACGATGCAGGACATCGCTAATGCCGGCGTTGACATCCTGACCATCGGCCAATACTTATCGCCGTCGGAGCTGCATTTGCCGGTCTTGAAGTACTATCCGCCGGAGGATTTCGCGAAATTCCGCGAATGGGGGCTGACGATGGGGTACAAACACGTGGAATCGGGGCCGCTGGTGCGCAGCTCCTACAAGGCGTCGCACCAGAGCGCCAACCTGATCGAAGTCTAATTTGCAGCCCGGTGAGGACCAAGAAGCAATATAATGAACAGGTTCATAAATTGACTAATACAGCCCGCATTGCCCTGAATTGCCCGTCGGAGAATCGCAGTGATTAGAGTCTTTTTCGCGAAGGAACTTGGTTTCTGCTGGGGCGTCGAACGCGCCATCAATCTGGCCGCGGAAGCCAAAAACAAGAACTCCGGCGACGTGACGATTCTCAAGGAGATTGTACATAATCGTCAAGTGGTCGACTTCTTCCGCGCCCGCGGAGTCGGCCAGGAGAATACCCTCGACAAGATCGACTCCGGCACGCTGGTGATATCAGCGCACGGCCTCAGCCCCAAGCTTAAAGAGCAAGCCAAGGATAAGGGGCTCAGCATCGTCGACACGACCTGTCCCCTGGTTGAGAACGTCCACAACTTCACGCGCGAACTGCTCGCCGACGGATATCAGGTCATTCTCTATGGCGAACCGGGGCATGACGAAGTGCACGGCGTGATGGGTATCGATGAAGACCGGATCCACCTCTTGGCGGAATACGAGGACATCGACCGATTGCCCCGCTTTGAGGGTAAGGTGGCGTTGATTACGCAGACCACCCGCGGTGTCCGGGCCTTTGACAAGGTCTGTGCTAAGATGAAGGAAATCTATCCGGAGATTAGAATCGTCAACACGATTTGCGATGCCACCGACAAGCGCCAACACGCAATTCACGAACTGGCGCCGACGGTCGATGTTGTGATCGTGATCGGCTCGCAGAGCTCCGGCAATTCGCAGCGCCTGCGCGACATCGCCGAGGAAATTTGCGGCCGCGCCTACTTGGTTGATCATCCGACCCAGATCGATTGGGGCTGGTTTGAAGGGGTCGAGAAAGTCGGAGTCACGGCGGGTGCCTCCACGCCGGCGTTTGCGGTTGAGGGGATGCTCAAGGCGATTCATGCCGGTGTTGGTATTGATGTCGAACATTCCGATCCCAAGCTGCTGGAGTACAAATCTTTTGCCCAATACAAAGATGTTCAACAAACCGCGTAGAAAGTCCCGCCAGATCAAGGTCGGTGGCGTGTTGATTGGTGGCGACGCGCCGGTCTCAGTGCAGTCGATGACGACGACACAAACCCGCAGTGTCGACGCCACCGTCGCGCAGATCAAACAGCTTGAAGCCGTTGGCTGTGATATTGTCCGCGTCGCCGTGCTTAATAAGGAGGACGCCCAGTCACTCGGCGAGATCAAGCGGCAGATTAGTATCCCGCTGGTTGCCGATATCCATTTCCACTACCGCCTGGCGCTGATCGCGGCGGAGCAGGGCGTCGACAAGATCCGCACCAACCCGGGCAACATCGGCGATGATACCAAGATGGAAACCGTTGTTGCGGCCTGCAAAGAACGCGGCCTGCCGATCCGCATCGGTGTCAATACCGGTTCGCTCGAATGGGACTTGGTCAAATCGATGGGTCGCTACAATCCCGACGCGCTCGTCGAGTCGGCTCTGCGCAAGGTGCGCTTGCTTGAGGAGATGGATTTTCAGGATATTTGTATTTCGATGAAATCCTCCGAAGTTCCCGGCATGGTCGAGGGCTACCGCAAAATCGCACAACTGGTCGACTACCCGTTGCACCTCGGCGTTACCGAAGCCGGTCCGCTGATGGGCGGCACGATTAAGTCTTCGGTCGCTTTCGGATTGCTCTTGCATGAAGGCATCGGCGATACGATTCGCGTTTCGCTGTCGGCCGATCCCGTCGAGGAAATCAAAGTCGGCAAGAAGATTCTCCAATCACTCGGCTTGTTCTCAAATGCGCCCGACCTCGTCAGCTGTCCTACTTGCGGTCGTCTCCAGACCGACTTGTTCGGCCTGATCGGTCGCGTTGAGAAGGTGCTTGAAGGGATCAAGAAGCCGATCAAGGTTGCTGTGATGGGCTGCAATGTCAATGGTCCGGGTGAGGTCGGCGATGCCGATCTCGGCGTCGTCGGATCGGCGGATTATCTGGCGCTGGTTCGCAAAGGCGAGGTGATCGGCAAGTTTCCGCCGGAGCAACTGGAGGTTGAACTTCTTAAAGAACTTCAGGCCTTCCGCGACGAAGATATGAAGGCCAATGCTGCCTCGCCGGTCATGATTCCGACCGAATAGCGACAAATTCTCTTCGCGCACCACGAATCCACACTAAGCCCCGCCTGTCGCGCTTCCGACATCTATTATAGGTCTGTCGACGGTATAACCTTTGTAGATGTTGATGTCGATTCTGAGTCCGCAATGAAATCGTTCTATCTGACTGCCGCCGTTATCGCGACCCTTTGCCTTGCCTATCTCGCTACCGGCGAGAACCACTTTGTCTTGCTCCTGGCGGCGTTGGGATTCTTCTACGTACTTGCGATAATCGCCGCTTTCAGTCCGCCGGTGCGAAGACTCTATTCGCCCACTGGACCGCGTACCGATACCCGCTACATGACTCGCCTGGAATTGTTGCGCAGTTCCGTCACATTCGCCGGGTTGGGGCTCGGCTCGATGGTGATCATGATCCTCGCTGCCTCGATACTGCCCAAACTCGGCGATAGAGTTGCCGGCAGCCCGGTCACTCTGGGGATCTTCTTTGTAGCCTTCGTGCTCACAGCAATTTGGTTCGTTGGCGGAGTGTACCTGTTGATCCGCGGCCTTCTGCGCCGGCGCGATTACGATCCCCGTGCTGTCTATGAGCGCGATCAGGCCAAGCTTGCTCGGCGCGAAAGTGAAGACGAGCACGAGTAAGTAACCGCCCTCTCATCAGCTGACCGCAGTTGGCGGATGTTACTGCTGGTGCGCAACAATCTGCTTGCGCCTCGCTGTGCTCGGAAGCTTCATTTCCGCCACATGACACTCTATCGCGTCATCGCCGCACACACTCCGCCCGAATATCCGCCGGTCTTCTGGCGCTCCGGACACGCCGTGTCGGTGGGCCGGCGCGATGACGAATGGACCGAATTCTTGTGGTGCACGGACGGTTCCGGGCAATCAGCGTGGGTGCCGAAGTCATTCCTATGCCGTGACGGCGCAACGGCTGCTTTGGGTCATGATTACGATAGCCGCGAATTGCGGGTAGAGGTTGGTGAGCAATTGGAGGCCTTGGATACTGTCGGCGGCTGGGTCTGGTGTCGCAACCAGCTAGGCGAATTTGGTTGGGTGCCGTTGCGTTGTTTACATTATATTAGAGTGAACGATTAAACGATCAATGGTGTTACACTTCACGCCCAACCAGCATGTCGCCGTCGGTGCGATCCTGATATCCACGACCAAGCCGGAGCAATTGGCTGGGTTCTACGCCGCCGGCCTGGAGACCGAGGCTCCGCGCCCGGTTGGTGCCGATCATGTCGGTCTGATGGTCAGCGAAACCTTCCTCGGCTTTGAGCGTGTCCCCGTGCAGCCTCGCAATATCGAAGCGGCCGTCACCGCTTGGTTTCGCGTTGTTGATGTCCGTCTAACATACGAGAGATTTCTGTCCCTCGGCGCGGCCATCAAATCACCGCCCACCTTACAGCCGTGGGGCGAGACTCTCGCCGAAGTTGTCGATCCCGAAGGCAATGTTATCGGTCTGATGGGCGCGGCGCTGATGTCACAACGGTAATCGACCGCGCGAACGGCAACAAGCGATTGACAACGATCGTGGAAAAGCGCACTATGCGCGCCACGAGTCGTCCGAGATGAATCGCTTGTCACTGTTGCACCCTGCGCTCTACGTTCTGCTTTGCCTGATCTGGGGCACGACCTGGATGGCGATTAAGGTCGGCTTGCGTGATGCTCCGCCCTTCTGGAGCGCGGCGTTGCGCTTCATTATCGCTGTGACCATTCTCATGGTTATCAACGCCATCCGGCGCAGTGAATATCCGCGCGGCTGGCGCAATAAGCTCCGTGTCGCCTGGCCTGGGCTCTTCACCTACTTTGGCTCTTACACCTTGACCTACGTTGGCAGCGTCTACATCACCTCGGCGCTTGCTTCGATCCTCTTCGCTGTCATGCCATTCTTTGTGATGCTCTTGATGGTGTTTATGATCAAGGACGAACGCGTAAGCTGGCGGTCACTGCTCGGCGTCGGCATCGGTTTCGCCGGCGTCGTCTTGATCTTCGCCGAACCGGTGAGTTACAGCGAAAACGCTCTGGTGGGAATGGTGCTGCTGCTGCTGTCGCCGTTGGCCGCCGCCGTCGGCACCGTTTCGATTCGTGCTTACCTCAAAGACGAACCGGTACTGCCGATGGTCACCATCCAGATGGCATTGGGCGCGATCCTGTTGACAGCGACGGCCTTCATCGTCGAGGATTTTGCACTATTCCATTTCACCGCCGATTCGGTCGGTGCCCTGCTGTTCCTGGCGATCTTCGGATCGGTCATAGCCTTCAGCGTCTACTACTGGCTCTTGCAGCGAATCAAGCTGATGACGATGTCGTTGATCGCGCTGATTACACCGGCCGTCGCCATGGTCGCAGGCTACATCTTCCTCAATGAGATCCTGACCCCGACCGACTATTTCGGCGCGGTGCTGATACTTGGCGGCGTCGCGGTCGTAAATCTGCAGGGGAAGAAATAAAGGATGCCGGCTCAGTTGTGCAGGAACTGCTGCAGCGGCAGGTGCGATGCTTCGGTGATGTCGATGCGCGTCCGTTGACCGCAATAGCGGCACACCAGCGCGTTCTTCTTGATCACTTCGGCGCAGGACGGACAGTTCTTTTCGTCGGCCCGCAGCGCCGGGAGATGCGCTTTGCGAAAGCGCTTAAGCACAGTCTCGACGCGGTGGGCATCGGCGCGCGGCGTTACGCTGATGAATTCGAAGATGGCGTTCTGGCGCGTGCCGGCATCGTCCCAGTCGATGACCAGGCAGTAACCGCGCACTGGCCGCGGCCGCGCAGTATTGATGCCGAGCGCCTCGAAACTCACATGCTTGGTTGCTGACAGACGCTCCAAGAGCTTCGGTTTTTCTTCGCAGAAGACGTTCAGCACCGCCGCACGCGGAATCCGCCCCAGCTCCTGGTCGTGCTTGCTGATAAGGATATAGGCGACCTCGTCTACGAGGCATTCGACGAAGTCGATCGGCCCACCGAGCCCGGGCATGCCCGCCAGATAACGCCCGAGCGGCACTCGGGCCGGCTTGGCCAGGTTCACCGGCCGATTGCGAAAGGCCAAAATGATCGCCGTCGCGACGGCTGCGCCGAGTGCCAATCCCACGAAGAATGAGTGCAAGTCCATTGCGATTGCCTCCTTTGCTATTGTCGTCGATTGCGCGGAAACCTTGATGGGTCGGTCGAAGTTACCTATTCGTAGAACATGCCGCCGAGACCGGAGCCTGCTTGCCGCTTCTGCCGGTAACGCTCCTGGGCTTCGCGGATCACCCGGAGCGCCGTGTCGCGGTCTTCCCAGCCTTCGACACCGACCTTCTTTTCTTCGAGGTCCTTGTATACCGAAAAGAAATGCTCGATCTCCTTGAGCAAGTGCGGCGGGACATCTTTGAGGGATTCGATATGATTCCAGAGCGGATCGGCGATCGGTACACAGAGAATTTTCTCATCGATACCCTTCTCGTCGAACATCTTGAAACAACCGACGGGACGCGCAGCGATGACACAGCCGGGAAAGGTCGGTTCCCATACCAGCACCAGCGCGTCAAGCGGATCCTGATCTTCGGCCAGCGTCTCCGGCACGAAGCCGTAGTCGGATGGGTAATGCACCGCCGAAAACAG
This Candidatus Zixiibacteriota bacterium DNA region includes the following protein-coding sequences:
- the lipA gene encoding lipoyl synthase is translated as MSTERLAKPKWLMMNANFGAGYRRVRSLLHEHGLHSVCQEASCPNMSECFESGTATFLILGHVCTRGCGFCDILKGKPKMHDLGEPQRLASAVAKLGLKHVVITSVTRDDLADGGASIFAATVRKLREYDPKIQIELLVPDFQGSKESVDLILEAAPEVFNHNIETVPRLYNKVRPKMGYRRSLSILRYAKGSGKVKLVKSGIFVGVGEHEDEIKQTMQDIANAGVDILTIGQYLSPSELHLPVLKYYPPEDFAKFREWGLTMGYKHVESGPLVRSSYKASHQSANLIEV
- the ispH gene encoding 4-hydroxy-3-methylbut-2-enyl diphosphate reductase, producing the protein MIRVFFAKELGFCWGVERAINLAAEAKNKNSGDVTILKEIVHNRQVVDFFRARGVGQENTLDKIDSGTLVISAHGLSPKLKEQAKDKGLSIVDTTCPLVENVHNFTRELLADGYQVILYGEPGHDEVHGVMGIDEDRIHLLAEYEDIDRLPRFEGKVALITQTTRGVRAFDKVCAKMKEIYPEIRIVNTICDATDKRQHAIHELAPTVDVVIVIGSQSSGNSQRLRDIAEEICGRAYLVDHPTQIDWGWFEGVEKVGVTAGASTPAFAVEGMLKAIHAGVGIDVEHSDPKLLEYKSFAQYKDVQQTA
- the ispG gene encoding flavodoxin-dependent (E)-4-hydroxy-3-methylbut-2-enyl-diphosphate synthase, encoding MFNKPRRKSRQIKVGGVLIGGDAPVSVQSMTTTQTRSVDATVAQIKQLEAVGCDIVRVAVLNKEDAQSLGEIKRQISIPLVADIHFHYRLALIAAEQGVDKIRTNPGNIGDDTKMETVVAACKERGLPIRIGVNTGSLEWDLVKSMGRYNPDALVESALRKVRLLEEMDFQDICISMKSSEVPGMVEGYRKIAQLVDYPLHLGVTEAGPLMGGTIKSSVAFGLLLHEGIGDTIRVSLSADPVEEIKVGKKILQSLGLFSNAPDLVSCPTCGRLQTDLFGLIGRVEKVLEGIKKPIKVAVMGCNVNGPGEVGDADLGVVGSADYLALVRKGEVIGKFPPEQLEVELLKELQAFRDEDMKANAASPVMIPTE
- a CDS encoding SH3 domain-containing protein, with the translated sequence MLLLVRNNLLAPRCARKLHFRHMTLYRVIAAHTPPEYPPVFWRSGHAVSVGRRDDEWTEFLWCTDGSGQSAWVPKSFLCRDGATAALGHDYDSRELRVEVGEQLEALDTVGGWVWCRNQLGEFGWVPLRCLHYIRVND
- a CDS encoding DMT family transporter, with amino-acid sequence MNRLSLLHPALYVLLCLIWGTTWMAIKVGLRDAPPFWSAALRFIIAVTILMVINAIRRSEYPRGWRNKLRVAWPGLFTYFGSYTLTYVGSVYITSALASILFAVMPFFVMLLMVFMIKDERVSWRSLLGVGIGFAGVVLIFAEPVSYSENALVGMVLLLLSPLAAAVGTVSIRAYLKDEPVLPMVTIQMALGAILLTATAFIVEDFALFHFTADSVGALLFLAIFGSVIAFSVYYWLLQRIKLMTMSLIALITPAVAMVAGYIFLNEILTPTDYFGAVLILGGVAVVNLQGKK
- a CDS encoding inorganic diphosphatase, coding for MIIEVMIEIPKGSRNKYEYDKERKVIRFDRMLFSAVHYPSDYGFVPETLAEDQDPLDALVLVWEPTFPGCVIAARPVGCFKMFDEKGIDEKILCVPIADPLWNHIESLKDVPPHLLKEIEHFFSVYKDLEEKKVGVEGWEDRDTALRVIREAQERYRQKRQAGSGLGGMFYE